Below is a genomic region from Scyliorhinus canicula chromosome 2, sScyCan1.1, whole genome shotgun sequence.
gaggtgttaaccttgggtaggattctctttccaggagccggtgcagactcgatggaccaaatggcctccttctgcactgtaaattctatgtaaattaaggggtgatctgatcaaagtattcaagatattaacagaaatagacagggtagataaaggtaaactattcccactctttggagattctaaaactagagggcttGTTTTAAAAATTAGGTCCAGACCGTTCAGGATAGATGTCAGGAAACACTTCCTCATGCAAAAGGTggcagaagtttggaactctctcccacaaacagcagttgaagctggaacagttgttcattttaaatctgagatagatttttgttgagcaaagatattaagggatatgggccaaaggcaggtgttTGGGTTAGGCCACATATCAGCCACGGTCtctttgaatggtgggacaggctggaggggctgaatggcctcaacctgttcctatgttcctttaTCCTCCTCATGCGACTCAATGTTGAATTTTGCTGCACAATGCTCCTGTGAATTGGTTTGGGAAGTATTATTACGTTAATGgaaccatataaatgcaagctgctgTTCTAATTATCAACCTCTTCTccagatatgggcagcacggcagcacagttagttctgctgcctcacagcgtcagagacctGAGATCGATTCCGACCtccgatgactgtgtggagtctgcacgttctccccatgtctgcgtgggtttcctctgggtgctccggtttcctcccacaatctaaagatatgcaggttgggtggggctacgggattgcggtgatagggtggaagagtgggcctagataggctgATCTttgggagggttggtgcagactcaatggcccaatTGGCCTTCTTCTACACGGCAGGGATTCTATGTTGGAGTTGGGTGGCAAAGTTCTCGCATTTTCTGCTCTTATTTCTGATTTCTGTTTTTCCTTGTTCTATAATATCTTCAATAAGTATTCAGAATACtcagtttgttatttatttttaacaggTCTCACACACCGACACCCTGGATATAAAGAGGTAAAAGGTTCTGCTGCTCAGTGAGAGTGAGATTGATTCATTCACTTTGAGTGGATTGTTTTCAGGTTCTAGATGTCACCGTCAGGCATACAGGCCTTTATTGTCCATGTCTAGAGCAATCCAGGAGTTTGAGGGTGCTGCATGCGTTGAACTGGAGTCTGTTGGGGATGCAAGGGAGTTTCAGATTAAGTGGGTAGGACAGACCCTTCACTGGGCCCTGTCACTTCCACCCACTGGAGCCCAACTCTAGGCCTCAGCTCCACTGGGCTTTAACTCCACCCCTTTTGCtccagctccccctctccctgtctcgCCCTCCGCTATAGCCCCCATCTTCTGCTAAAGCTCCTCCCCTttcctccagcacctccccttcTGTTCCAGCTCCTCCCCCACGCTATCATTCACCCCAGGGCATGGGCGCCTCCCTTTTgtcctctggctgctcccccgGGTTTCACTCCTCCTTCTCTATGCTTCAGTCCTTCCGCTTGGGACCTATCTTGTCTCTCATTGAGGGATGGCTCTAACCCCAGGGCAATAGATGCTCCCAATTTGGGAAATAATCCCTGATCCCTGCCTATGGGATTTGGGCAGTAGCTCCTCCTCTgggctccagctccacccccccccccccccccccccccccaatcagtagTTCTCCCCCTCTGGTGTCAAGCTCTGTCCCACAAAGTCAATATCTCGTCCCTCTCTGGTGTCAAGCTCCGCCCCACACAGGCAATAGCTCCGCCACCCCTGAGCTGTATTCCCCAGCTCCTACTCTTCCTTCTCTGAGCTCTATATCCACCCCCCACAGTCAGTAGCTCTTCCTCTGCTGTGCTCTAGATCCACACACCAGTCAATAATTCCTCCCCCTCTGGTGTCAAGCTCCACCCCCAATCAATAGTTCCTCCCCTCTGGCATCTTATTAGCGTGGCTCCATATTCATGGAGTGATCCCAGCTTGTTTCCCCACTCCATTCCTTCCCTTTGCTGCTCTCTTGCATTCTTCTCATTCTGAATTACTCACTCTGCACTTTCCCATTACAGACAATCTCCTCTTGTCTTGTCTACGTTTCAATTTTGCAAAAGCCTTCCAGGCACCTCCTTGGACATTCCCACTTTGCTCACTGTTCCTGACAGGTTGCCAGCTCTgggaaatgctgggctcactgctCGTCCTGGTAAGGAGTTGCCTGTCTCCTGACTAGAGCCTTGTTGTGACAAGTCATGAGACTCTAGCCCTGTGACTGAACAGTGATTTGTTTGAAGTCTAGCTGTGGGAGGGCTGTGCAGTCAGGGATAGAATGTCCAAGTGGAGAACATGGGGAAGAATCTGCTGCTGTTCAGGATCTGAGTCCAGTCTGGCGAGTGTTCGGAATGGAAGGGAAGCTTCTTTTGAGGTAATTCCGACCTGAAAGCTGAGGACAAAGCAATACACTGGCAatgagtagttgaggcaaatggTATTGATGTGTTAAAGGAGAAAACAGATATATGGGAGCGgaaaataatagtaataatctttattgtcacaagtaggcttacattaacactgcaatgaagttactgtgaaaatcccccagtcgccacattccggcgcctgttcgggtacacggagggagaattcagaatgtccaaattacttaacagcatatctttggactgtgggaggaaactggagcacccggaggaaacccactcagacacggggagaacatgcagagtccgcacagacagtgacccaagctgggaatcaaacctgggaccctggagctgtgaagcaactgtgctaaccactgtgctaccatgccacccatgtagTGAGTTACATTGATTGAGGTAGATGAGCGAGGATGGAGAAGTGATTCTAGTGGACTGGTTGGACCACGTTGCTGTTTCTGAGCTGTATGCCTGTGTAATTTTAAGTAAAAGGTTCCATGGAAGAGGTGCATTGTATCCTTTACCTTGGAGACAATGTGGTGATGCCCCTGCTCAGGCCATCCTCAGGTTGCTGTGTGACAGTAACTCTAACCTCACGAGAAGGAAGTCTCAACACACAGAGGAGGCAACAAAGAGGAGCCAAAGACTCAGCGAAGAAACAAATTCAGAACCACCAAGCATTATTGGCCAACATTTTAATCTTCAGATTGAATCACTGTCACGCAATGCCCTTTTTTGGGAATCAACCCCAAGGTTTGTTAAGTTTGATGTGAATGTTATTTATCATCCTACTGCATCAGGAGGTCGCTGCCAGCTGAGAGAGTGTTCTCAAATAGAAGCTGGACAACAGGATGTTGTGTGTTAGAAAGGGCCAGGTTCCGATTGGGGTATCTATACATaaaagtggacattctgaattctccctcagtgtacccgaacatgcgctggaatgtggtgacgaggggattttcacagtaacttcattgcagtgttaatgtaagcctatttgtgacaataataaagatcattattatgaaCTTATTTAGTTGCTTATTAGTGGTCCAGGTTATTGCTAGTAATTTTAACCCTGGCCAACATGGTGCTGGCAGCAGGAACTGAAACAATCCACCTCAATGAATGGGAGCTGGGATAACCTCACCCTCTTTttcttgtaaatttagagtactcaattcatttttttcccaattaaggggcaatttagcatggccaatccacctaccctgcacatctttgggttgtgggggtggaacccagcagacacgaggagaatgtgcaaactccacacagacagtgacccagagccgggatcgaacctgggacctcagcgccatggggaagcagtgctaaccactgtgccacggtgctgcccattAATGATGGCCTGATGATGGGCTCCTCCCATAACTCATCCCGAACAACCTGCCCATCTCATAACCTCAACCCTAACAATAGGCTCATTCCACAACCCCATCCTAACAACAGGCCCCTCCCATAACTCCGCCCTTAACAACAGGTCGCTGCTAAACCCTCACCCCTAACAACAGGCCGCTCCATAATCCCACCTCTAACATTAGGTGCTTCCCATAGCTCCACCCCTAACAGAGGCCCATCCAACAATCCTGCTCATGACAATAGGCCCCTCCGATAATCCTGCTGttagctgtgtgtgtggagtttgcactttctcccagtgcctgcgtgggtttcatccgggtgctcgaGTTTCgtcccacaatccaatgatgtactggtggattggccattgactcgaggagatacttgttaggaaggaagatgtgttaggcattttgaaaaacttgaggatagacaagtcccccgggatatatccaagaattctatgggaagcaagagatggaatttcagagccattggcaatgatcttttcgtcctcactgtcaacaggggtggtaccaggggattggagagtggcgaatgtcgtgcccctgttcaaaaaagggaatagggataaccctgggaattacaggccagttagtcttacttcggtggtaggcaaagtaatgaaaagggtactgagggataggatttctgagcatctggaaagacactgcttgattagggatagtcagcacggatttgtgtggGGTAggccttgcctcacaagtcttattgacttctttgaggaggtgaccaagcacgtggatgaaggtgaagcagtggatgtagtgtacatggattttagtaaggcatttgataaggttccccacgttaggcttatgcagaaagtaaggaggcaatggatagtgggaaatttggccagttggataacgaactggctaaccaatagaagtcagagagtggtgatggatggcaaatattcagtctggagcccagttaccagtggcgtaccgcagggatcagttctgggtcctctgctgtttgtgattttcattaatgacttggatgagggagttgaagggtgggtcagtaaatttgcagatgatctgaagattggtggagttgtggatagtgaggagggctgttgtcggctgcaaagagacatagataggatacagagctgggctgagaagtggcagatgtagtttaaccctgaaaagtgtgaggttgtccattttggaaggacaaatatgaatgcggaatgcagggttaacggtagggttcttggcaatgtggagcagcagagagatcttggggtctatgttcatagatctttgaaagttgccactcaagtggatagagctgtgaagaaggcctatggtgtgctggcgttcattagcagagggattgaatttaagagccgtgaggtgatgatgcagctgtacaaaaccttggtaaggccacatttggagtactgtgtgcagttctggttgcctcattttaggaaggatgtggaagctttggaaaaggtgcaaaggagatttaccaggatgttgcctggaatggaggtcttatgaggaaaggttgagggtgctaggccttttctcattagaacagagaaggatgaggggcgacttgatagaggtttataagatgatcaggggaatagatcgagtagacagtcagagactttttccccagggacataaatttaaggtgaatggtggaagatataggggggatgtcagaggtaggttctttacccagagagtagtgggggcatggaatgcactgcctgtggaagtagttgagttggaaacattagggaccttcaagcggctattggataggtacgtggattacgggagaatgatggggtgtagattaatttgttcttaatctgggacaaaaattGGGCACAgcaccgtgggccgaagggcctgttctgtgctgtatttttctatgttctaaattgccctttagtgtccaaaggtgtccaggttaggtagtgttacagagatagtggggtggcggggggggggggctaggtaggttgctcttacggacggtcggtgcagactcaatgggctgaatgtcctcctactacactagggattctatgatactaacAACAAGCCCCGCCCACAATTCCACTCCTAACAACAGGCCACCCCAAACATGGAACTACCCCACTCTAACAACAGGCTCCACCCATAGTTCTGCCCCACACAATGGGAACTAGGATAGTCCTGCACCCAACAATAATCCAATCCTATAACCCTGCCCCACTTTGGGAGCTCAgatcaccccccgcccctcctaacAACAGGTCCCTCCCATTACTAGATCCCTAACAACATTCCTTCCCACACATTGGCAGCTACCCACATTATTGGATCTGGGAAAACCCTGCCCCACAGGCTCCTCCCACATTACTGGACCTGGGATAGCCCCATCCCATAACCACATCCCTAGCAACATGCTCTGCCTCTCACAACAGGCCCTGCCCTGAACAACATGCCCTTCTGCACATTTAGAGCTGGGATCGCCCTGCCTTGAGCAACAGGCCTCTCCCATCACTCCACCCTTAACAACAAGCCCCTCGCATAACCACACCAAATAACGGGCCTCTCCCACATTTTAGGAGTTGGGATAAACCCCATCCCTGACAAATTCTGGGACCTGGGATAGCCCTGGCTTTGTGTCTTCCTGGACAATGCGCTGAAGTCCCTTGAATGGGGCTTCAACCCACAACCTTCTAATTCCGGGTAAGAGTGATACCCACTGAGCCCAGCTGTAGGGGCAGGAAGGGTTTGAGTGTCACTGGGGATCACAAGGCAAAGCAAAGGGACCAGGGGAGAGGACCAGTAAGCTATTGGAGCCCAAGCATTTTCACAGCGATGGTGAGAATTCGGTGTATAACCCGGCACTGCCTCGATAAGAACGTTGTTTTCTCTTTTTCCAGCTGACTGAGGTTGCCGAGTCACCGAGAAGTCCGTTTGTCTGCGAGCCCCGCCTGTACCACACACTGCAGGCCCGAAAACCCAGCGGGCACAGGAGTCGCAGCAACAGCATTCCGATAGGGTGCAAGAACTACACCCAGGGTCACCAATGGGTACGCTGCATCAACACTAATCTCCATATAACAGCCCCTACCCGTATCATAGCTTATCTCCCCAAGTCCACTTAGAGTATGATGCATTTTATGTTGGGATGTATTCCCCTGTAAACTTCTCTAGACCTATCTATAGATTGGacagtgtcagctgtggctcattgGGTAGCACTCTCATCtaagagtcagaaggttgtgggctttaagttccactccagagacttaagCATGAAAAGAAGGTAACgttgcagcactgagagagtgctgcactgttggaggtgccattttCCGAATGATCCATTAAATGGACACCCCATCTGCCTCCGCAGAAGGACAGGGGCATTCACCCCGGGGTCCTgggcaacattcatccctcagccaacaccGCCAAAGAAGGTCATTGGGCTGTTatttcattgctatttgtgggagcttgctgtgcacaaaatggctgacaCATTTCCCCCTTTATGCCAGTGCTAAcagttcaaaagtacttaattggtgcaacttgggatatcctgaggttatgaaagctGCTATGGAAATGCAAGTTGTAATATTAGTTTCTGCATTTCAGCGAAGTGGCCTACGTTTCGGGACAGCAGCCTCTTACCTAAACCTGGAGAAACTGGGGGAAGGATCCTACTCCACAGTGTACAAGGGGATCAGCAGGTTAGttgtaatattttttaaaatcctcctTGTTACCCCAGTTCGGGCTGGTTCCTCCAGCACTGAAGACCTTTGGGGCTTTTTGAGGGACACTATTCAGTGCAGAGCCCATCAGACCCGACAAACTATTACCTCCAATTTCCGGAAGgggaggtaaatgggaggagcagactgtcgggccggggggggggggggggggggggggggggggggacggactagGAATAGGGCAAGGGGGAGTAATGAGAAGGGGAATAATGGCGCAGAGAGGGGGAGTGATGGTGGCAAGATACATGAGTGGGAGTGGCAGGGTCATGGGGAAGGAGAGGAAACTGATGCAGTCAGGGCACGGAAGTGACGGGGGATCAGGTTTCGGAAAGGAGTGCAGTGCgattgggggaagggaaggtgtgtgatggtgccagggagggggaatGGTGGGATCAGATGTACAGGTAACCCCTCAGTTTCCAAAGCATTCCCGATTAAATTTCTCCAATGTGTTACAACCAGGAGGGGTGAGCTGacttctctctgtctcactcctgAGTTGGTTTTAACaatgtttgaatatttttttttaaaaatgatattgCAAATTCAATGTAAACTTCCTCCTTTAAGACCTCTCAGTTTTCAGTAATGAGCTCTTGTGAATTTTCAAACGACAAACAGGCTCAGCTTTATTGAGCGGTTTCAGAAAGAGAGGGTCAGGGTGTTGTCCCTACTGTCCCTGTCAGAAAGAGAGGGTCAGGGTGTTGCCCCTACTGTCCCTGTCAGAAAGAGAGGGTAAGGGTGTTGCCCCTACTGTCCCTGTCAGAAAGAGAGGGTAAGAGTGTTGCCCCTTCTGTCCCTGTCAGAAAGAGAGGGTAAGGGTGTTGCCCCTACTGTCCCTGTCAGAAAGAGAGGGTAAGGGTGTTACCCCTGCTGTCCCTGTTACTGTCCCTGTCAGAAAGAGAGGGTCAGGGTGTTGTCCCTACTGTCCCTGTCAGAAAGAGAGGGTCAGGGTGTTGCCCCTACTGTCCCTGTCAGAAAGAGAGGGTAAGGGTGTTGCCCCTACTGTCCCTGTCAGAAAGAGAGGGTAAGGGTGTTACCCCTACTGTCCCTGTTACTGTCCCTGTCAGAAAGAGAGGGTCAGGGTGTTGTCCCTACTGTCCCTGTCATAAAGAGAGGGTCAGGGTGTTGCCCCTACTGTCCCTGTCAGAAAGAGAGGGTCAGGGTGTTGCCCCTACTGTCCCTGTCAGAAAGAGAGGGTCAGGGTGTTACCCCTACTGTCCCTGTTACTGTCCCTGTCAGAAAGAGAGGGTCAGGGTGTTGTCCCTACTGTCCCTGTCATAAAGAGAGGGTCAGGGTGTTGCCCCTACTGTCCCTGTCAGAAAGAGAGGGTCAGAGTGTTGCCCCTACTGCCCCTGTCAGAAAGAGAGGGTAAGAGTGTTGCCCCTACTGTCCCTGTTACAGTCGCTGTCAGAAAGAGAGGGTAAGGGTGTTGCCCCTACTGTCCCTGTCAGAAAGAGAGGGTAAGGGTGTTACCCCTACTGTCCCTGTCAGAAAGAGAGGGTAAGGGTGTTACCCCTACTGTCCCTGTTACTGTCCCTGTCAGAAAGAGAGGGTAAGGGTGTTGCCCCTACTGTCCCTGTCAGAAAGAGAGGGTAAGGGTGTTGCCCCTACTGTCCATGTCAGAAAGAGAGGGTAAGGGTGTTGCCCCTACTGTCCCTGTCAGAAAGAGAGGGTCAGGGTGTTACCCCTACTGTCCCTGTTACTGTCCCTGTCAGAAAGAGAGGGTCAGGGTGTTACCCCTACTGTCCCTGTCAGAAAGAGAGGGTAAGGGTGTTGCCCCTACTGTCCCTGTTACTGTCCCTGTCAGAAAGAGAGGGTAAGGGTGTTACCCCTACTGTCCCTGTCAGAAAGAGAGGGTCAGGGTGTTACCCCTACTGTCCCTGTCAGAAAGAGAGGGTCAGGGTGTTGCCCCTACTGTCCCTGTCAGAAAGAGAGGGTAAGGGTGTTACCCCTGCTGTCCCTGTACTGTCCCTGTCAGAAAGAGAGGGTCAGGGTGTTGCCCCTACTGTCCCTGTCAGAAAGAGAGGGTAAGGGTGTTGCCACTACTGTCCCTGTTACTGTCCCTGTCAGAAAGAGAGGGTAAGGGTGTTGCCCCTACTGTCCCTGTCAGAAAGAGAGGGTAAGGGTGTTGCCCCTACTGTCCCTGTCAGAAAGAGAGGGTCAGGGTGTTGCCCCTACTGTCCCTGTCAGAAAGAGAGGGTAAGGGTGTTACCCCTGCTGTCCCTGTTACTGTCCCTGTCAGAAAGAGAGGGTAAGGGTGTTGCCCCTACTGTCCCTGTCAGAAAGAGAGGGTCAGGGTGTTGCCCCTACTGTCCCTGTCAGAAAGAGAGGGTAAGGGTGTTACCCCTGCTGTCCCTGTTACTGTCCCTGTCAGAAAGAGAGGGTAAGGGTGTTGCCCCTACTGTCCCTGTCAGAAAGAGAGGGTAAGAGTGTTACCCCTGCTGTCCCTGTTACTGTCCCTGTCAGAAAGAGAGGGTAAGGGTGTTGCCCCTACTGTCCCTGTCAGAAAGAGAGGGTAAGGGTGTTACCCCTACTGTCCCTGTCAGAAAGAGAGGGTAAGAGTGTTACCCCTACTGTCCCTGTCAGAAAGAGAGGGTAAGGGTGTTGCCCCTACTGTCCCTGTCAGAAAGAGAGGGTAAGGGTGTTGCCCCTACTGTCCCTGTTACTGTCCCTGTCAGAAAGAGAGGGTCAGGGTGTTGCCCCTACTGTCCCTGTCAGAAAGAGAGGGTAAGGGTGTTGCCCCTACTGTCCCTGTTACTGTCCCTGTCAGAAAGAGAGGGTAAGGGTGTTGCCCCTACTGTCCCTGTCAGAAAGAGAGGGTAAGGGTGTTGCCCCTACTGTCCCTGTTACTGTCCCTGTCAGAAAGAGAGGGTAAGGGTGTTGCCCTTACTGTCCCTGTTATTGTCCCTGTCAGAAAGAGAGGGTCAGGGTGTTGCCCCTACTGTCCCTGTCAGAAAGAGAGGGTCAGGGTGTTGTCCCTACTGTCCCTGTTACTGTCCCTGTCAGAAAGAGAGGGTCAGGGTGTTACCCCTACTGTCCCTGTCAGAAAGAGAGGGTCAGGGTGTTACCCCTACTGTCCCTGTCAGAAAGAGAGGGTAAGGGTGTTGTCCCTACTGTCCCTGTCAGAAAGAGAGGGTAAGGGTGTTACCCCTGCTGTCCCTGTTACTGTCCCTGTCAGAAAGAGAGGGTAAGGGTGTTGCCCCTACTGTCCCTGTCAGAAAGAGAGGGTAAGGGTGTTACCCCTACTGTCCCTGTCAGAAAGAGAGGGTAAGGGTGTTGCCCCTACTGTCCCTGTCAGAAAGAGAGGGTAAGGGTGTTGCCCCTACTGTCCCTGTCAGAAAGAGAGGGTAAGGGTGTTGCCCCTACTGTCCCTGTTACTGTCCCTGTCAGAAAGAGAGGGTAAGGGTGTTGCCCCTACTGTCCCTGTCAGAAAGAGAGGGTAAGGGTGTTACCCCTACTGTCCCTGTCAGAAAGAGAGGGTAAGAGTGTTGCCCCTACTGTCCCTGTCAGAAAGAGAGGGTAAGGGTGTTGCCCCTACTGTCCCTGTCAGAAAGAGAGGGTCAGGGTGTTACCCCTACTGTCCCTGTCAGAAAGAGAGGGTAAGAGTGTTACCCCTACTGTCCCTGTCAGAAAGAGAGGGTAAGAGTGTTGCCCCTACTGTCCCTGTCAGAAAGAGAGGGTAAGGGTGTTGCCCCTACTGTCCCTGTTACTGTCCCTGTCAGAAAGAGGGGGTAAGGGTGTTGCCCCTACTGTCCCTGTCAGAAAGAGAGGGTCAGGGTG
It encodes:
- the LOC119962415 gene encoding cyclin-dependent kinase 15-like encodes the protein MKTLRQAAADTLSRLGLTHRHPGYKELTEVAESPRSPFVCEPRLYHTLQARKPSGHRSRSNSIPIGCKNYTQGHQWRSGLRFGTAASYLNLEKLGEGSYSTVYKGISRINGNLVA